Proteins from one Candidatus Methylacidiphilales bacterium genomic window:
- a CDS encoding response regulator, with amino-acid sequence MSDFFLVHQDPAVSQAIRDAVTAIAGFRVVGTARSGPEMFSKIGTSGAKILLLQLRLPDADGFALAGQIQNRNPGIYIVPILQGNETGEVWQRLLQLGLRDVLLPPFTAQNLTQSIGQAAQHAQAHAGMRAAADQPVGSYIVAVASARGGVGKSIFATNLALAMARQSAKVALLDYSMNAGDFFTMLDQVPRNTMADAISQGIGLDSVLLTNLFAEHNLGFKFLACPNDEFDFYGFDAEQARNLLKECRQIIDYLVVDTGAYDLAPTTAAVQEADLVYLITTRDLARLMSLQRWIKNVTSQSISSEKLRIVVNHSEVGSELKDEEIEEILACPVTAYLPSCASEVTYSINSGKPMVHARPDHPLSIVIDKLAEYTVTRWADGA; translated from the coding sequence ATGAGCGACTTTTTCCTGGTCCATCAAGACCCAGCGGTCAGCCAGGCAATTCGGGATGCAGTTACGGCGATCGCAGGTTTCCGGGTGGTGGGCACGGCGCGATCAGGCCCGGAAATGTTTTCCAAAATCGGGACATCTGGCGCCAAAATATTGCTGCTCCAACTTCGTCTTCCCGACGCGGATGGGTTTGCCCTGGCCGGACAAATCCAAAACCGGAATCCCGGCATTTATATTGTGCCGATTTTGCAGGGAAATGAAACCGGAGAGGTTTGGCAGAGGCTTTTGCAGTTGGGTTTGCGTGACGTGTTGCTGCCGCCATTTACCGCGCAAAACCTTACACAGAGCATCGGGCAGGCCGCGCAGCATGCCCAGGCCCATGCTGGAATGAGGGCTGCCGCAGACCAGCCTGTCGGCAGTTACATTGTTGCGGTTGCAAGCGCTCGTGGGGGCGTGGGCAAAAGTATTTTTGCGACCAATCTGGCCCTTGCCATGGCCCGCCAATCCGCAAAAGTTGCCCTGCTGGATTACAGCATGAATGCGGGGGATTTTTTTACCATGCTGGATCAGGTGCCGCGAAACACCATGGCGGACGCCATATCGCAGGGGATCGGCCTGGACTCGGTACTGCTGACCAATTTGTTTGCGGAACACAATCTGGGTTTCAAGTTCCTTGCCTGTCCGAATGACGAATTTGATTTTTACGGATTCGACGCGGAACAAGCGCGAAATCTGCTGAAGGAATGCCGGCAGATCATCGACTATCTTGTGGTCGATACCGGCGCCTACGATCTTGCCCCTACGACTGCAGCCGTACAGGAGGCGGACCTGGTCTATTTGATCACCACACGGGACCTGGCGCGCCTGATGTCCTTGCAGCGTTGGATCAAGAATGTGACCTCGCAGAGTATTTCCTCGGAAAAACTCAGAATTGTGGTCAATCACTCGGAAGTCGGCTCCGAATTGAAGGATGAGGAAATTGAGGAAATTCTCGCCTGCCCGGTTACGGCCTATCTTCCGAGTTGCGCCAGTGAGGTGACTTACAGCATTAACAGCGGCAAGCCCATGGTGCATGCCCGCCCTGATCATCCGCTTTCCATAGTCATTGACAAACTGGCCGAATATACGGTTACGAGGTGGGCGGATGGAGCGTGA
- a CDS encoding CpaF family protein: MRPIPPGYGGASATRPAMRPPGLARPSAAPVSVSPGMAPPAIARSAGGGPAHPAATNAAAEFLLQFKRTLLPYLIQRINPQLLNSGNQEALKQTIEQLIDEKLSADKIPIGKQLRDKLVNDVINEMVGFGPLEELLKDDAITEIMVNGAHKIYIEQKGMVSLSPVKFVDESSTRRVIDKILSPLGRRVDESSPICDARLPDGSRVNVVIPPCALDGCTITIRKFSKNKLTMERLMDYKALSKGMCMFLQSAVRGALNIVISGGTGSGKTTMLNALSNFIPENDRIITVEDAAELQLMQEHVVRLESKPANIEGKGAITIRDLVKTCLRMRPDRIVIGECRGGEALDMLQAMNTGHDGSLTTTHANSPREALARIATLVMMAGVELPEKAIKEQIAGAIHLFVQCGRLQDGSRKITYITEVQGMEGQTIILQDLFRFEQTGITPENKVKGSFHGCAIIPKCMDHLRAHGENLPVEVFQTTMEV; encoded by the coding sequence ATGAGACCCATACCACCAGGATACGGCGGAGCGAGTGCAACCCGACCGGCCATGCGTCCTCCCGGGCTCGCCCGCCCGTCGGCCGCGCCGGTTTCTGTGTCTCCCGGGATGGCGCCTCCCGCCATAGCGCGATCTGCGGGCGGCGGACCGGCCCATCCCGCAGCCACCAATGCGGCGGCTGAATTCCTGCTGCAATTCAAGCGCACATTGCTGCCCTACCTGATCCAAAGGATCAATCCGCAATTGCTCAACAGCGGCAATCAGGAAGCCTTGAAGCAAACAATCGAGCAGTTGATCGACGAGAAGTTGTCGGCGGACAAGATTCCGATTGGCAAGCAATTGCGCGACAAACTTGTCAATGATGTCATCAATGAAATGGTGGGTTTTGGCCCGCTGGAGGAATTGCTGAAGGATGACGCCATCACAGAAATCATGGTGAACGGCGCCCACAAGATTTATATAGAGCAAAAGGGCATGGTGTCCCTTTCTCCGGTGAAGTTCGTGGATGAATCCAGCACCCGCCGGGTCATTGATAAAATCCTCTCGCCCCTGGGCCGCCGTGTGGATGAGTCCAGCCCGATTTGCGACGCGCGTCTTCCCGATGGTTCGCGCGTGAACGTGGTCATCCCGCCCTGTGCGCTGGACGGCTGCACGATCACCATCCGCAAATTCAGCAAAAACAAGCTGACGATGGAAAGGTTGATGGATTACAAGGCGCTGTCCAAGGGGATGTGCATGTTTTTGCAAAGCGCTGTGCGCGGCGCCCTGAATATCGTCATTTCAGGCGGCACCGGCTCCGGCAAGACGACCATGTTGAACGCGCTTTCGAACTTCATACCGGAGAATGACCGCATCATCACGGTGGAGGACGCCGCGGAGCTGCAGTTGATGCAGGAACATGTGGTGCGGCTGGAATCCAAGCCTGCAAATATTGAGGGCAAGGGGGCCATCACGATCCGGGACCTGGTCAAGACCTGCCTCCGGATGCGCCCCGACCGCATTGTGATCGGCGAGTGCCGAGGCGGGGAAGCGCTCGACATGCTTCAGGCGATGAATACCGGCCACGACGGCTCGTTGACCACGACCCATGCAAACTCGCCTCGCGAGGCTCTGGCGCGCATCGCCACCTTGGTGATGATGGCCGGGGTGGAGTTGCCGGAAAAAGCGATCAAGGAGCAGATCGCCGGCGCCATCCATTTGTTTGTGCAATGCGGACGCCTCCAGGACGGTTCGAGGAAAATAACCTACATTACGGAGGTGCAGGGAATGGAGGGGCAGACGATTATTCTCCAGGATCTGTTTAGATTTGAACAAACCGGCATCACGCCGGAAAACAAGGTGAAGGGATCCTTTCACGGCTGCGCCATTATACCGAAGTGCATGGACCACCTGAGGGCTCATGGTGAAAATCTGCCGGTCGAAGTGTTCCAAACAACAATGGAGGTTTGA
- a CDS encoding type II secretion system F family protein, with product MSPLFFVMSVCWLLFLLVSAMVIADIFIGSGKSAVKTRFQKLTSVPESLKSELTAVAIDEPRRGILSSIDLQPILGRITGEGYFTQVEEQLARADLPFRVSEFLILRFAFTVVVGMSAMLLFHNIVYGILCALPVLFLHIPILVILRKSRVAKFNVQLADFLILVVNSLRAGQTFMQGCAVAVSETGNPISAEFKQVIKEVNLGMPEWESMENMLTRVPSEDLKIVVSAYVIQRKVGGNLAEILETTAATIRERIKIQGQISVLTTQGKLSGCLVGSLPFVIGFAISCINPSYIKPLLTTVPGYFLMGLAVCMQLTGAFIIWRVVDIEI from the coding sequence ATGTCCCCGCTGTTTTTTGTCATGTCGGTTTGCTGGTTGCTTTTCCTCCTTGTGTCGGCGATGGTGATCGCCGACATATTTATCGGGAGCGGCAAGTCCGCGGTGAAGACCCGCTTCCAAAAGCTGACCAGCGTTCCCGAGTCGCTGAAATCCGAATTGACCGCCGTTGCGATTGACGAACCTCGCCGCGGAATTCTAAGCTCTATTGATTTACAGCCAATTCTTGGCAGAATCACAGGTGAGGGGTACTTTACCCAGGTCGAGGAACAATTGGCGCGGGCCGATCTTCCCTTCAGAGTTTCGGAATTTTTAATCCTTCGTTTTGCTTTTACCGTTGTGGTTGGGATGTCGGCCATGCTTCTTTTCCATAATATCGTCTATGGCATCCTGTGCGCCCTGCCTGTCCTGTTTTTGCATATCCCCATCCTCGTGATCCTGAGAAAGAGCCGGGTTGCCAAGTTCAACGTCCAGCTCGCGGATTTTCTCATCCTGGTTGTGAATTCCCTGCGGGCCGGGCAAACATTTATGCAGGGATGCGCGGTGGCGGTTTCGGAGACCGGCAATCCCATCTCGGCCGAGTTCAAACAGGTCATCAAGGAAGTCAATCTTGGGATGCCCGAGTGGGAGTCGATGGAAAACATGCTCACACGCGTTCCCAGCGAGGATTTAAAAATCGTTGTCAGCGCCTATGTGATCCAGAGGAAGGTTGGCGGCAACCTGGCTGAAATCCTGGAAACCACGGCTGCGACGATCCGTGAGCGCATTAAAATCCAGGGCCAGATATCCGTGCTGACCACCCAGGGCAAGCTTTCCGGGTGCCTGGTGGGTTCATTGCCATTTGTTATCGGTTTTGCGATCTCATGCATCAACCCTTCCTATATCAAGCCGTTGCTTACGACGGTGCCGGGCTATTTTCTAATGGGCCTGGCCGTTTGCATGCAGCTCACAGGCGCTTTTATCATCTGGAGGGTAGTTGATATCGAAATTTAA
- a CDS encoding type II secretion system F family protein has protein sequence MFFFIIILWTSALLMFAFAVSGLRAKPVSLAARVRQAQGTGDDAGLGIRDSDEMDKSLMTRVMLPLASKWSKTFSGITPVSMVSKAEDAIAQAGMIGKVSGVQLTTLCWVLMVALPASMFLAFLPHVFRGDVSIILLIVICAVSAFLGFRLPIGIVQGRAKKRAHEIQLSLPFTFDLISISVQAGMAFDGAMAVVSERTKGALAEEMKRTLREINLGITREEALKNLARRSGVEDLRTFITAVNYITKLGGSLVDVIQVQTEAMRVKRRQRAERTANQAPVKIMIPLVLFILPCLFIVILGPAGLLLFTSK, from the coding sequence ATGTTTTTTTTCATCATCATCCTTTGGACCTCTGCTCTCCTGATGTTCGCTTTTGCGGTCAGCGGGCTTCGCGCCAAGCCTGTGAGCCTGGCGGCCCGTGTCCGCCAGGCCCAGGGAACAGGGGATGATGCGGGCTTGGGCATCCGTGACTCGGATGAGATGGATAAGAGCCTCATGACCCGCGTCATGTTGCCCCTTGCGAGCAAATGGTCCAAAACTTTTTCCGGCATCACGCCGGTTAGCATGGTAAGCAAGGCCGAGGACGCCATCGCACAGGCCGGGATGATAGGAAAGGTGAGTGGAGTGCAGTTGACCACATTGTGCTGGGTTTTGATGGTGGCCTTGCCGGCCTCCATGTTCCTGGCGTTTTTACCCCATGTGTTTCGCGGCGATGTTTCGATTATACTTTTGATCGTCATTTGCGCCGTTTCCGCTTTTTTGGGATTTCGACTCCCCATTGGAATTGTGCAGGGCCGGGCGAAGAAGCGGGCGCATGAAATCCAGCTTTCACTGCCGTTCACCTTTGACTTGATCAGCATCAGCGTTCAGGCGGGAATGGCTTTTGACGGGGCGATGGCTGTCGTGTCGGAAAGAACAAAAGGCGCCCTTGCGGAGGAGATGAAACGTACCCTCAGGGAGATTAATTTGGGCATTACACGGGAAGAGGCCTTGAAAAACCTGGCCCGGCGCAGCGGTGTGGAGGATCTGAGAACCTTTATCACCGCGGTGAATTACATTACCAAACTGGGCGGCAGCCTTGTGGATGTCATCCAGGTACAGACGGAGGCCATGCGAGTCAAACGCCGGCAGCGGGCGGAACGGACGGCAAACCAGGCGCCCGTAAAAATCATGATCCCGCTGGTTCTCTTCATTCTGCCTTGCCTGTTTATCGTGATCCTTGGACCCGCAGGACTCCTGTTATTTACATCAAAATGA
- a CDS encoding pilus assembly protein → MMSLIKGLRVATPQSSENLPSEHFHHRGAEKRRRYRWWKAAQSTVEFALALPVFLMMILGLTDLSRYMLIQSTMTHVIRTGLRYAITGQQMSSTDSNGNTVVSSLRQSIITYSTNNHPLIAMIPLTAGSAGAATGDNFIIQHSSDSGSSWQDLSSTLGLPDVSGDLIKITYTYNFQFITPFMTFLKSSTTGYTMSVSTFYQAEHF, encoded by the coding sequence ATGATGTCTTTGATTAAAGGGCTAAGAGTGGCGACCCCGCAATCCAGTGAAAATTTGCCTTCGGAGCATTTTCATCATAGGGGAGCGGAAAAGCGCCGCAGATATCGCTGGTGGAAAGCAGCCCAGTCCACGGTGGAGTTTGCCTTGGCCTTGCCGGTTTTTCTAATGATGATCCTGGGGTTGACGGATCTTTCCCGTTACATGCTTATTCAATCCACCATGACCCATGTCATCCGCACCGGTTTGCGCTATGCAATCACCGGGCAACAAATGAGCAGCACCGACAGCAATGGCAATACGGTTGTTTCTTCTTTGAGGCAGTCTATTATCACATATTCGACAAACAATCACCCGTTGATTGCCATGATCCCGTTGACAGCCGGCAGTGCCGGAGCGGCAACAGGGGACAACTTTATCATCCAGCACTCCTCGGATTCTGGAAGCTCATGGCAGGATCTCTCGTCGACCCTGGGTTTGCCGGATGTATCGGGGGATCTGATCAAAATTACCTATACATACAACTTTCAGTTTATAACGCCTTTTATGACATTTCTAAAGAGTTCGACCACGGGATACACCATGTCTGTCAGTACGTTTTATCAGGCAGAGCACTTTTAA
- a CDS encoding pilus assembly protein TadG-related protein, with translation MKDKIVIPAFGRFKLTPLRRGQMLVLFAILTPLFFGMLGLSIDAALMYHTKAQLSRAADAVALRMVRQAYNSSSIQSMRESLALSIMQDNMPGYMKNPGTWASSGDLATGTSETLTLSSTDTYPGGVMQKITIYTQSFTSTGVIQSTITAEATHTNLFLPIFSSNLKYVHFSDIAQGQRYPSVNILVLDISASMYGNGGATGILGSGSNKGAVQLFVDEFDETRDYMMVVTFSSKAEVIWPKTANFTNTISGSRMYGLPYFGPAKMFVTGDTSTSSATYNGGPLMDSVNNYLAYCSVDGAGTNGAEGLRYAAENVQKWLDNTIPDATNRSLTRINYIFMTDGGFNLVRSYVRGPGFGMNLRGNTETAASRLSVHNTFHDFAPLVGAYISSTASWKSTTSTVSRSMTGLTNTNSANMPGICANFAPTNLTDSPINTIWWAPTNPSTQTVSPTTTTTSNSGVPGYSFTFSHLVLTSDTSSFNQMSPMANITITSSPSILDTEEKMGVAANNKSTPRAEFDRLVLPLQVTSPLQNPARGTDFYLAANGSAPSSSADGNDTSWTQVGNTSGITRNGYTYVWLPEGYYQNYRQHNYVDAPNYQLTDARVNSYPVGAYYAPLAGCPLREMGLAAQETYTSGFAPTSTSSPYLLFPSNNEGWYSISARITDYYPDYTMCGNGAGPDTVTGATNTIGDPKLYEWWSFMDKQWYASGSGSIAGEAYWLAMCQSYVLRYKDKTNALNGQNATIYVIKYGTDNSNYDVYLATMANDPGATRNTSGTTMSPTIIAGQNQGKFYPITNGNQAVQIQTLKDAFKEIAARITVRLSQ, from the coding sequence ATGAAAGATAAAATAGTTATCCCAGCATTTGGACGATTTAAACTCACGCCGTTGCGCCGGGGCCAGATGCTCGTGTTGTTTGCAATTTTAACGCCGCTCTTTTTCGGGATGCTGGGTTTGTCCATTGATGCGGCGCTCATGTACCACACCAAAGCCCAGCTCTCTCGCGCGGCCGATGCGGTTGCACTGCGCATGGTCCGGCAGGCGTACAATTCATCCTCCATTCAATCCATGCGGGAGAGCCTGGCCCTTAGCATCATGCAGGACAATATGCCGGGCTATATGAAAAATCCCGGAACCTGGGCCAGCAGCGGTGATTTGGCCACCGGCACTTCTGAAACATTGACACTCAGTTCGACGGATACTTATCCCGGTGGTGTCATGCAAAAGATTACGATTTACACACAATCCTTTACCTCAACAGGCGTGATTCAAAGTACAATTACTGCTGAAGCTACACATACCAATCTCTTTCTGCCGATTTTCAGTTCCAATTTGAAATATGTTCATTTTAGCGATATTGCCCAGGGGCAACGTTATCCCTCCGTTAATATTCTCGTGCTGGATATTTCGGCCTCCATGTATGGGAATGGCGGCGCCACGGGCATCTTGGGAAGCGGCAGCAACAAGGGCGCGGTACAGTTGTTTGTCGATGAATTTGACGAAACCCGGGATTACATGATGGTGGTGACCTTCTCATCCAAGGCAGAGGTCATTTGGCCGAAAACGGCGAATTTTACGAATACAATCTCCGGAAGCCGAATGTACGGCCTTCCCTATTTCGGTCCGGCGAAAATGTTTGTCACGGGCGATACGTCCACCTCATCCGCAACCTACAATGGTGGTCCCTTGATGGATTCTGTCAACAACTACCTTGCGTATTGTTCCGTGGATGGCGCCGGCACCAACGGCGCCGAAGGCCTGCGTTATGCGGCTGAGAATGTGCAGAAATGGCTGGATAATACCATTCCCGATGCCACCAACCGCTCGCTGACGCGAATCAACTACATATTCATGACGGACGGCGGCTTTAACCTCGTGCGCAGTTACGTCCGGGGCCCGGGATTTGGAATGAATTTGAGGGGAAACACCGAGACTGCCGCTTCCAGGCTTTCAGTCCATAATACATTCCATGATTTTGCACCTCTGGTGGGTGCATATATCTCGTCTACTGCGAGTTGGAAGAGCACTACAAGCACCGTTAGCCGCAGTATGACGGGATTGACCAATACCAATAGCGCCAACATGCCTGGGATCTGCGCCAATTTCGCGCCTACCAATCTCACGGATAGTCCTATTAACACCATCTGGTGGGCGCCAACAAATCCAAGTACTCAGACTGTTTCGCCTACCACCACTACTACATCGAACAGCGGAGTCCCTGGTTATAGTTTCACCTTTTCCCATTTGGTTTTGACCTCGGATACATCCTCCTTTAACCAGATGAGTCCCATGGCCAACATTACCATCACCTCTTCGCCAAGTATTTTGGATACGGAAGAAAAAATGGGTGTAGCGGCAAACAATAAGAGCACTCCAAGAGCGGAGTTTGACCGTCTGGTTCTTCCCTTACAAGTGACCAGCCCCTTGCAAAACCCCGCCCGAGGTACGGATTTTTATCTGGCCGCTAACGGGTCTGCGCCCAGCTCCAGCGCGGATGGGAATGACACCAGTTGGACGCAGGTTGGAAATACCAGCGGAATCACCCGTAATGGCTATACCTATGTCTGGTTGCCTGAAGGCTATTACCAAAACTACCGCCAACATAACTATGTGGACGCGCCAAATTATCAACTGACGGATGCAAGAGTGAACTCGTACCCGGTTGGCGCCTATTATGCGCCTCTGGCAGGATGCCCGCTTCGGGAAATGGGCCTGGCCGCACAGGAGACTTATACCAGTGGTTTTGCGCCCACCTCCACTAGTAGCCCCTATTTGCTTTTTCCCAGCAACAATGAGGGTTGGTACAGCATCAGTGCGAGAATCACTGATTACTACCCGGATTACACCATGTGCGGAAACGGAGCCGGTCCTGACACTGTCACTGGCGCAACAAATACTATCGGTGATCCAAAATTATATGAATGGTGGAGTTTTATGGACAAGCAGTGGTACGCCAGCGGCTCCGGCAGTATCGCAGGCGAGGCTTATTGGCTGGCCATGTGCCAGTCATATGTCTTGAGGTACAAAGACAAGACAAACGCCTTGAATGGCCAAAATGCCACGATTTACGTCATCAAGTATGGCACGGATAACAGCAACTATGATGTGTATCTGGCGACCATGGCCAATGATCCCGGCGCTACGCGTAATACTTCAGGTACCACCATGTCACCAACGATCATAGCCGGCCAGAATCAGGGAAAGTTTTATCCGATCACCAACGGCAATCAGGCGGTTCAAATTCAGACCTTGAAAGACGCGTTTAAGGAAATCGCCGCCCGCATCACCGTACGCCTGAGCCAGTAA
- a CDS encoding DUF192 domain-containing protein: MSISGWIRIWIIVLALFVSGCTKPQSQDPSQARLKTAVLTVGSHQLNVEIADTPETMERGLMFRKSLGENEGMLFVFPEPKQAVFWMRNTRIPLSVAYLDATGRILEIHDMFPYDETAVSSRSPLVAYALETNQGWFVGNKISPADKARGLPEK; this comes from the coding sequence GTGTCAATCAGCGGATGGATTCGCATTTGGATTATCGTTCTGGCGCTTTTCGTCTCAGGCTGCACCAAGCCGCAAAGCCAGGACCCGTCGCAGGCCAGGCTCAAAACGGCTGTTCTGACCGTAGGCTCACATCAATTGAATGTGGAAATTGCCGACACACCGGAGACAATGGAGCGCGGGCTCATGTTCCGGAAATCCCTTGGTGAAAATGAGGGCATGCTGTTTGTGTTTCCGGAGCCGAAACAGGCTGTATTTTGGATGCGCAACACGCGGATCCCTCTCTCGGTGGCCTATCTGGATGCCACGGGGCGGATTCTGGAAATCCATGACATGTTCCCCTACGATGAAACAGCGGTGTCATCCCGAAGCCCTCTGGTTGCCTATGCGCTCGAAACCAATCAGGGATGGTTTGTCGGAAACAAGATTTCGCCCGCAGATAAAGCCAGAGGCCTGCCGGAAAAATAA